CTCCCGTTTTGGTCGGAGTCGGTATCGCCACCTCGGTGGAAACGGCTGCCGTGCTGTCCCGTAAGGCGGTTCTTCGCCCTATCGGAACCCGCCACCCGAATCCGATCGCGGCCGAGCTGGAAGTGCGGCTAGAGGAAGGCCTTAACAAGCTGGGCATTGGACCTCAAGGGCTAACCGGAAACAGCTCCGTAATGGGCGTACACATCGAATCCGCCGCCAGACACCCTTCTACCATTGGCGTTGCCGTTTCTACCGGCTGCTGGGCGCACCGCCGGGGAACGCTGCTGGTTCACCCTGACCTGTCATTCGAAAACATTTCTCACACCCGGAGCACGCTATGAAAAAGATCCTGACAACCCCTATCAGCGACGACGACCTGAAGGACATCCGCGCTGGAGACGTGATTTATCTGACTGGAACGCTGGTGACCTGCCGCGACGTTTGCCACCGCAGGCTAATAGAGCTTAATCGCCCTATTCCTTATGACCTGCGCGGCAAGGCGATTTTCCACGCCGGCCCTATTGTGCGTAAAAAAGACGACGGTTGGGAAATGGTTTCCATTGGGCCAACCACCAGTATGCGCATGGAGGCGTTTGAAAAAGAGTTTATCGAACAGACCGGCGTGAAGCTGATTGTAGGCAAAGGCGGCATGGGGCCACTGACCGAAGCAGGATGCAAAGAAAACAAGGCTCTGCACGTTATCTTCCCTGCCGGATGCGCGGTAGTCGCCGCGACACAGGTTGAAGAGATCGAAGAGGTTCACTGGACTGAGCTGGGCATGCCTGAATCGCTGTGGGTCTGCCGCGTGAAGGAGTTTGGCCCTCTGGTGGTCTCAATCGACACTCACGGCAACAACCTGATTTCAGAAAACAAAAAGCTGTTTGCCGAACGCCGCGAGCCGCTGGTCGAAGAAATCTGCCAGCACGTTCACTACATAAAATAATAACAAGATAAGAAAGACCGGGAGCCCATTCACCTGGGCTCTGCGCCTCTCTCCCTTTACAGGACACCACAATGGCTACGCTCCGCAACTCTTGGCGGTATTTTGTGCCGCCTGTTGTCAGTATTCTTATTGCCTTAATACCTGCTCCCACAGGGCTTGAAGCCCACGCCTGGCTCTATTTCGCCGTATTTATGGGAGTTATCGCTGGGCTTATCCTCGAACCGGTTCCCGGCGCGGTAGTGGCAATGATCGGCATTTCTGTTATCGCGATTCTCTCCCCGTGGCTGCTGTTTAGCCCCGCTCAGATGTCGCAGGAGGGTTTCAAATTCACCTCTAAGGCGCTGTCCTGGGCAGTATCGGGATTTTCCAACTCGGTTATCTGGCTTATCTTTGCCGCCTTTATGTTCGGCATTGGCTATGAAAAAACCGGCCTCGGCAGGCGTATCGCCCTAATGTTGGTCAAAAAGATGGGACATAAAACCCTGTTTTTAGGCTACGCAGTTATGCTTTCAGAGCTGGTGCTGGCTCCGGTTACACCGTCGAACACCGCTCGGGGCGCGGGAATTATCTACCCGATCATCCGCAACCTTCCCCCTCTCTATGACTCTAAGCCTGACTCGCCAAGCTCGCGCAGCATTGGCTCTTACGTCATGTGGATGGGCATCAGTGCGGACTGTGTCACCAGCGCCATCTTTCTAACGGCGATGGCGCCCAACCTGCTGCTAGCCGGGCTGATGAAGGGCGCGTCCGGTTCGGCACTAAGCTGGGGTGACTGGTTCTTAGGCATGCTGCCTTTGAGCGTTCTGCTGGTTCTGTTAGTCCCCTGGCTGGCCTACGTCCTCTATCCACCGACGCTTAAGGCGGGCGATCAGGTGCCCAAATGGGCCGGTAAAGAGCTGGAAGCAATGGGGCCGCTCTCCCGTCGCGAGAAGTGGATGCTGGTGCTGATGCTGGGAGCTCTACTGCTGTGGATTTTCGGCGGTGATTTCGTTGATGCGGCCATGGTGGGCTACGGCATCGTCGCGGTAATGCTGGTGATGAAAATCATCAGTTGGGAAGACATTATCAGCAACAAATCCGCCTGGAGCGTCTTTTTCTGGCTTGCGTCCCTGATTACTCTGGCGACTGGCCTGAACAACACCGGCTTTATCGCCTGGTTTGGCCACCTTCTGGCACAGGGGCTCAGCGGATTTTCACCGCTGATGGTTATGGTTGCGCTGATTGCCGCGTTCTACCTGCTGCGCTACTTCTTCGCCAGCGCGACCGCCTACACCTCCGCGCTCGCGCCGATGATGATTGCCGCCGCCATGGCGATCCCCGGGATCTCACTGCCAGTGTTCTGCCTGATGGTGGGCGCAGCCATCGGACTGGGCAGTATCCTCACCCCTTATGCGACAGGCCCTAGCCCGATTTACTACGGCAGCGGCTACCTGCCCACAGCGGACTACTGGCGACTCGGCGCCATTTTCGGTGCCGTTTTCTTTGTTCTGCTGATCGCCACTGGCCTGCTGTGGATGCCTCTGGTGCTGGCATAGCTAGCTTGCTGCCTCTCACTACAAAAGCCGACGCTCCGTCGGCTTGATTCATTTCGTTAAAAACAGATCGTAAGGAGCTACTGTGGAACTTAATCAACTCCGGTGTTTCATCGCCGTTGCCGATGAACTCCATTTCGGCCACGCGGCGCAAAAGCTTGATATGCTGCCGTCAACGCTGGGGCGCTATGTCAGGCTGCTGGAGGAAACCTTGGGCATTCGGCTTTTGGCCCGCTCAACCCGCAACGTCTCCCTCACGCCTCACGGTCAGCTTTTTCTTGATGAAGCGCGCGACATCGTCGGCGGTGCCGATCGCCTGGTTCAACACTTTCAAAAGTTAGGCCGACAGCAGGGAGGAAAGCTACGGATAGGCACCATAGACAGCACAGCCGTCAGCCTGATACCGCAGATCCTGCACGCCTTTCGTAGTGCTCACCCGGATGTAGAGATCCAAATTGTGGAGGATAAGTCCTCAAGGCTGCTGCCTAAGCTTCAGTCAGGTCATTTGGATCTTATTTTCATCCGCCCGGCGGAACGCCTGCGCGAGGGGCTGGAAAGCCGCTTTCTGTTTTACGAAGACATTGTTCTCGCGATGTCTGACAGGCACCCGCTTGCGCGCCTTCACGAGATCCACGTAGAAGATCTGGCAGACATTCCGCTGATTGTCCCACAGCGCAGGGTTCGCCCCCACAGCCACGACCTGACGCTGAACCTGTTTCAAAACGCCAACTTCAAGCCGCAGCTGGTACAAATTGGCGATGAAAAGCAGACCATTCTCAACATGGTGGCCGCCGAAATAGGCGGTGCGGTCATGCCCCGATGGGTCACTCGTATGTCTGTGCCTAACGTCAGGTTTATTCCTCTGGCGAAAGGGTGTGAACACGTGCGGGAAATGCTGCCCGTTGCCGCCGTCTGGCTAAAAGGCATTCGCGACGAAACGCGAGACAGCATGATGGCTATTGTTATGCGAGAGCTGGAAAAAGCCTCGGAACAGGGTTAGAAGCAGTCCGGCCGAGCCCATCTTTCTCAGCCGAACTATTTTAGAACAGCGCTATTGCGACAGCACCGACGACAGCGACGACACGCGGTTCACCAGACGGCCGATCTTGTCGATTTCCACTTCAATCACGTCGCCCTCCTGCATAAACAGCGGCGGATTGCGCTTTTTCCCTACGCCTCCGGGGGAACCGGTAATAATGACGTCCCCCGCAACCAGCGGGCTAAAGCGGGAAATGTACTCCACCAGCGCGGCAATAGAGTTAACCATATTGCGCGTCGAATCGTTCTGTACCTGATTTCCGTTCAGATAGGTTTTGATAGTGAGATCCTGCGGGTCGGTAATGTCATCGCGAGTCACCAGCCAAGGGCCAAACGCGCCGGTTTTGCGCCAGTTCTTACCGGAAGTGAACCAGGTAAACTGCATATCCCGCACTGAACCGTCCATAAAGCAGCTATAGCCGGCAATGTGCTCCAGCGCGTTTTCGCGTGAAACGTTGTCCGTATCTTTACCGATAACGACGGCAAGCTCCCCCTCATAGTCGAACTCGCTGCTGTCGTCTGGCTTACAGAGCGCGCCGTCGTGTGCAGTAAGGGAGTCGGGGAAGCGAATAAACAGCGTGGGAGCATTAATGGTTTGTTCAAACTCGATGCGCTTTTCCATGTAGTTCATACCGGCACAGAAAATCTTACTTGGGTTTTCGATAACGGGTAAAAACTGAACTTCATCCAGAGTAAAATCCGCCTGCTCCAGCTTCATTTGCCTAAGTTCGTCTAAAACCTGCCCTGCAATCGCCGATTTAAGATCGGGAAAATAGGCGCTATAGCGTTTTCCCAGATCGTAAATATGGTTCCCTTCAATCCGCCCCCAGGTTTTATTACCTGTTTTCGGATTAATAAAACTTAATAGCTTCATAGTACTGCCCCGCATAGCCTGGTTAATTAAAAAATATGACTGATTAATTCGTTATGTTTCTATAGTCAATCGCCTGCGCGTCTCTCTACGCATGCATTGCACATGCGTAGATAAGGCCTCGATATTTTCTGTGAAGACATAATTAGCATCAATGTAAATAATTAATTATTTAAATTGCTTAATTTGGTTAATTTTTATCGCATTAATACATCCTGTATAAATGACTTATTCCGACAGCAGCGCTTCTCCCTGTTCCTGCCTATTTTGCTTTTCCCGTTTTTCCTGCTTCCTGCGGTTGTAGTCAACCAGCAGCGTCAGCAGTGCCGATACCACCAGCATTCCGGCGACGCAGTAAAGCGCGGCGGAGAAGTCCCCCGTTGTCTCTTTTAGCCAGCCGATGATCGTTGGCCCAGCGAAGCCCCCCAGATTCCCGATAGCGTTAATCGCTGCAAGGCCGGCCGCTGCCGCCGGCCCGGAAAGAAAGAGTGAAGGAATGCTCCAGAGGGGCGGCTTACATGAAGAGATGCCGATATTCGCCATCACCAGCGCCACAACGGCAACCCACAGAACCTGAGACGACCCCGTCAGGATAAACCCAACGCAGGCCAACAGGCAGGCGCAAACCACGTGCCAAGTGCGCTCTTTGGTTTTATCCGAATGCCTCGCCCACAGGATCATGGAAACCGCCGCCAGCGCCGAAGGAATCGCGTTGATAAAACCAATCTGCAGCGTGGTTAATCCAAAGGATTTAATAAACTGCGGCGACCAAATGTTAAGAGAATAGAGCCCAGCGGATGTGCCAAAGTAAACC
This DNA window, taken from Leminorella richardii, encodes the following:
- a CDS encoding fumarylacetoacetate hydrolase family protein, whose translation is MKLLSFINPKTGNKTWGRIEGNHIYDLGKRYSAYFPDLKSAIAGQVLDELRQMKLEQADFTLDEVQFLPVIENPSKIFCAGMNYMEKRIEFEQTINAPTLFIRFPDSLTAHDGALCKPDDSSEFDYEGELAVVIGKDTDNVSRENALEHIAGYSCFMDGSVRDMQFTWFTSGKNWRKTGAFGPWLVTRDDITDPQDLTIKTYLNGNQVQNDSTRNMVNSIAALVEYISRFSPLVAGDVIITGSPGGVGKKRNPPLFMQEGDVIEVEIDKIGRLVNRVSSLSSVLSQ
- the ttdB gene encoding L(+)-tartrate dehydratase subunit beta → MKKILTTPISDDDLKDIRAGDVIYLTGTLVTCRDVCHRRLIELNRPIPYDLRGKAIFHAGPIVRKKDDGWEMVSIGPTTSMRMEAFEKEFIEQTGVKLIVGKGGMGPLTEAGCKENKALHVIFPAGCAVVAATQVEEIEEVHWTELGMPESLWVCRVKEFGPLVVSIDTHGNNLISENKKLFAERREPLVEEICQHVHYIK
- a CDS encoding LysR family transcriptional regulator; this translates as MELNQLRCFIAVADELHFGHAAQKLDMLPSTLGRYVRLLEETLGIRLLARSTRNVSLTPHGQLFLDEARDIVGGADRLVQHFQKLGRQQGGKLRIGTIDSTAVSLIPQILHAFRSAHPDVEIQIVEDKSSRLLPKLQSGHLDLIFIRPAERLREGLESRFLFYEDIVLAMSDRHPLARLHEIHVEDLADIPLIVPQRRVRPHSHDLTLNLFQNANFKPQLVQIGDEKQTILNMVAAEIGGAVMPRWVTRMSVPNVRFIPLAKGCEHVREMLPVAAVWLKGIRDETRDSMMAIVMRELEKASEQG
- a CDS encoding anion permease, whose product is MATLRNSWRYFVPPVVSILIALIPAPTGLEAHAWLYFAVFMGVIAGLILEPVPGAVVAMIGISVIAILSPWLLFSPAQMSQEGFKFTSKALSWAVSGFSNSVIWLIFAAFMFGIGYEKTGLGRRIALMLVKKMGHKTLFLGYAVMLSELVLAPVTPSNTARGAGIIYPIIRNLPPLYDSKPDSPSSRSIGSYVMWMGISADCVTSAIFLTAMAPNLLLAGLMKGASGSALSWGDWFLGMLPLSVLLVLLVPWLAYVLYPPTLKAGDQVPKWAGKELEAMGPLSRREKWMLVLMLGALLLWIFGGDFVDAAMVGYGIVAVMLVMKIISWEDIISNKSAWSVFFWLASLITLATGLNNTGFIAWFGHLLAQGLSGFSPLMVMVALIAAFYLLRYFFASATAYTSALAPMMIAAAMAIPGISLPVFCLMVGAAIGLGSILTPYATGPSPIYYGSGYLPTADYWRLGAIFGAVFFVLLIATGLLWMPLVLA